One part of the Desulfovibrio sp. TomC genome encodes these proteins:
- a CDS encoding HMA2 domain-containing protein yields the protein MIASCLEGRIRFRHPALSDPDLLAIVTSQLAQMSGITAIEANPRTGSVLVTHDESVATDDLAAMAEALAATHAQTLAAGQPAQKTMTNAQLKRRTQKIGLAGCMAATVATGLADAKTAHLAFGLALAGFAAWHLYLHRRRFLA from the coding sequence ATGATAGCCAGCTGCCTTGAAGGCCGTATCCGGTTCCGGCACCCGGCCCTGTCCGACCCTGACCTGCTTGCGATTGTGACCAGCCAGTTGGCCCAGATGTCCGGCATCACCGCCATCGAAGCCAATCCCCGGACCGGCAGTGTCCTGGTGACCCACGACGAGTCCGTGGCCACCGACGATCTGGCGGCCATGGCCGAAGCCCTGGCCGCCACCCATGCCCAGACCCTGGCTGCCGGCCAACCGGCCCAAAAGACGATGACCAACGCGCAGCTCAAACGCCGTACCCAGAAAATCGGCCTGGCCGGCTGCATGGCCGCCACCGTGGCCACCGGACTGGCCGACGCCAAGACCGCCCATCTGGCCTTCGGTCTCGCTCTGGCCGGGTTTGCCGCCTGGCATCTGTACCTGCACCGTCGCCGTTTTTTGGCTTGA
- a CDS encoding sugar transferase, which yields MPFASRQGAITWLRALDLALAAIALVVAAAFSTTLTPETASAAHLHFDAASLALLLVVLVGTACVFPLFGLYTEMALYNRREALKATIKAVTGVLLVLLVAAAVLRPPLAAPAFLAAYWFLAAAGGVVVRLVTRRLLFLGEAQGLLRRRTLVVGTGTRAQEIAREMLAHPEHGRRFLGFVADDWEASPAPGPMPEAMQLAARLDGLTDYLRGHVVDEVVICLPLEQLCHRASALVSVCEEQGVSVTVVTRLFELKNPHSRPGGHGGEVAVTISNTLADERERIIKRFLDVAVSVTALVVLSPLLAATWGLIRLTSPGPALFAQDRVGLGKRIFKFYKFRTMVQNAADMQEALEAQNEMDGATFKIKNDPRITPLGRWLRRTSIDELPQLVNVLRGDMSLVGPRPLPLRDVERIEKDWPRRRFGVKPGITCLWQISGRNNTPFERMMELDIEYVDTWSVALDIKILLRTVPVVLSMHGAY from the coding sequence TTGCCATTTGCATCCAGACAGGGAGCCATTACTTGGCTTCGCGCCCTTGACCTGGCGTTGGCCGCTATCGCACTGGTTGTTGCGGCGGCATTCTCCACAACGCTGACTCCGGAAACGGCATCCGCTGCCCATCTGCATTTTGATGCGGCCAGCCTGGCCCTGTTGCTGGTCGTTCTCGTTGGCACGGCCTGTGTGTTTCCGTTGTTTGGTCTGTATACGGAAATGGCGCTCTATAATCGACGTGAAGCGCTCAAGGCGACCATCAAGGCAGTCACTGGCGTGTTGCTTGTGTTGCTGGTGGCCGCTGCTGTGTTGCGTCCGCCCCTGGCCGCGCCTGCTTTTCTGGCTGCCTATTGGTTTTTGGCCGCTGCCGGCGGCGTGGTCGTGCGCCTCGTGACTCGCCGTCTGCTCTTCCTCGGTGAGGCCCAGGGCCTGCTGCGTCGCCGCACCCTGGTGGTGGGCACCGGAACGCGCGCCCAGGAGATCGCCCGGGAGATGCTGGCCCATCCCGAACACGGCCGCCGGTTTCTGGGGTTTGTGGCTGATGACTGGGAGGCGTCCCCGGCTCCCGGCCCGATGCCCGAAGCCATGCAGCTGGCGGCCCGTCTTGACGGCCTTACCGACTATCTGCGCGGACATGTGGTGGACGAGGTGGTCATCTGCCTGCCCCTGGAGCAGTTGTGCCACCGGGCCTCGGCCCTGGTGTCGGTCTGCGAGGAGCAGGGGGTGTCGGTGACGGTGGTGACGCGGCTTTTTGAACTGAAAAATCCGCACAGCCGTCCCGGTGGCCATGGCGGCGAGGTGGCGGTGACCATCTCCAATACCTTGGCTGATGAGCGTGAGCGCATCATCAAACGCTTTCTCGACGTGGCCGTTTCTGTGACCGCGCTCGTCGTTTTGTCGCCGCTTTTGGCCGCGACGTGGGGGCTTATCCGGCTCACGTCACCCGGGCCGGCTCTTTTTGCCCAGGATCGGGTGGGCCTTGGCAAGCGGATTTTCAAGTTTTACAAATTCCGGACCATGGTGCAGAACGCAGCCGACATGCAGGAGGCTCTTGAGGCCCAAAATGAGATGGATGGGGCGACATTTAAGATTAAAAACGACCCCCGCATCACCCCGCTTGGCCGGTGGCTGCGGCGCACAAGCATTGATGAGCTGCCCCAACTCGTCAACGTGCTGCGCGGCGACATGAGCCTTGTGGGGCCGCGTCCGCTGCCGCTACGGGATGTTGAGCGTATTGAAAAGGACTGGCCCAGGCGTCGTTTCGGGGTCAAACCCGGCATTACCTGTCTGTGGCAGATCAGCGGCCGCAACAATACGCCCTTTGAGCGCATGATGGAACTGGATATTGAATACGTGGATACGTGGTCGGTGGCCCTGGACATCAAGATATTGCTGCGTACCGTCCCGGTGGTGCTAAGCATGCACGGGGCTTATTAG
- a CDS encoding heavy metal translocating P-type ATPase: MTHCAIVHDIPGRMRLRFASPETFSAKAPAMAAAASALSGVAEVIASAPTCGLLVLYDGARVRLALQAMAQNGCSAKAPLAGPRSRTPTLAAQAARTIKKTTRTAPGTVNRHAQAAGNKLAAPAEAPVTTPMQSMAREAGMFLARAILPPAFRPLFLLKRVLPFIKRGAAALLRGKLNVEVLDALAIGVSVARRDYRAATGIALLLGLGEVLESSTRKRSRDSLAETLAATFDAVWVRREAGPVHIPASEVVPGDLAIVTRGNAIPVDGVVAEGEGLVNQASMTGEPLPAHKRAGHTVFAGTVVEEGGIVVRVEKSGGETRIQKMVGVIEESENFKAKAQDLAERFADAVVPWTLLGALAVFALTRNPRLASAVLLVDFSCAIKLSAPLAVLAAMREAASGGILVKGGKFLEGVSSADAFVFDKTGTLTQARPKVAAVEPLNGSTRYDVLKLAACLEEHFPHPVARAVVRQAEQEGVEHQEFHADVDYILAHGLSSMVGTDRVRLGSRHFIGEDEGIDITEADTTIEARGLAGLSTLYLAIGDTVAGVLAIEDPLVPQAPQVLRELTARGVTRLVMLTGDAAAPAALAARELGITDYHAQVLPQDKTRIVRELREAGHVVAMVGDGINDSPALSAANVGIAPRHGADIAQAAADILLAEGSLTSVVALRDIASGLMGRLRSNFRAICLINSVILGLGLLGRITPGVSALAHNLATMGIALASLRPYLPKQLPCGGVAHDSQLP, from the coding sequence ATGACGCACTGCGCCATTGTTCACGATATTCCGGGGCGGATGCGCCTGCGCTTCGCCTCGCCCGAAACCTTTTCGGCCAAGGCTCCGGCCATGGCCGCTGCCGCCTCGGCCCTTTCCGGCGTGGCCGAGGTGATCGCCTCGGCCCCTACCTGCGGCCTTTTGGTCCTGTACGACGGAGCGCGGGTGCGCCTCGCCCTCCAGGCCATGGCCCAAAACGGCTGTTCGGCCAAGGCCCCCTTGGCCGGTCCCCGATCCCGCACCCCCACCCTGGCGGCCCAGGCCGCCAGAACCATCAAGAAAACAACCAGAACCGCGCCGGGTACGGTCAACCGCCATGCCCAGGCGGCCGGAAACAAGCTTGCGGCCCCGGCCGAAGCCCCGGTCACCACCCCGATGCAGTCCATGGCCCGTGAAGCCGGCATGTTCCTGGCGCGCGCGATCCTGCCGCCGGCTTTTCGCCCACTCTTCCTGCTCAAGCGGGTGCTGCCGTTTATCAAGCGAGGGGCGGCCGCTCTGCTGCGCGGCAAACTCAATGTCGAGGTTCTCGACGCCCTGGCCATCGGCGTGTCTGTCGCCCGTCGGGACTACCGGGCCGCTACCGGCATCGCGCTGCTGCTCGGGCTTGGCGAAGTGCTGGAAAGCTCCACCCGCAAACGCTCCCGCGACAGTCTGGCCGAGACGCTGGCCGCCACCTTTGACGCCGTCTGGGTGCGGCGTGAGGCCGGTCCGGTGCACATCCCGGCCTCCGAGGTCGTGCCCGGCGATCTGGCCATCGTCACCAGAGGCAACGCCATACCGGTCGACGGCGTGGTGGCCGAGGGCGAGGGGCTGGTCAACCAGGCCTCCATGACCGGCGAACCGTTGCCCGCCCACAAACGGGCGGGGCACACGGTCTTTGCCGGCACGGTGGTCGAGGAAGGCGGGATCGTTGTCCGGGTGGAGAAATCCGGCGGCGAGACGCGCATCCAGAAGATGGTGGGGGTCATTGAGGAGTCGGAAAACTTCAAGGCCAAGGCCCAGGATCTGGCCGAACGCTTTGCCGATGCCGTCGTGCCCTGGACCCTGCTTGGCGCGCTGGCGGTCTTTGCCCTCACCCGAAACCCGCGCCTGGCCTCGGCCGTGCTGCTTGTCGACTTCTCCTGCGCCATCAAGCTCTCGGCTCCGTTGGCTGTTCTGGCCGCCATGCGGGAGGCTGCCTCCGGCGGCATCCTGGTCAAAGGCGGCAAGTTCCTGGAAGGCGTGTCCTCGGCCGACGCCTTCGTTTTCGACAAGACCGGCACGCTCACCCAGGCCCGGCCCAAGGTGGCGGCCGTTGAACCCTTAAACGGCTCCACCCGGTACGACGTCCTCAAATTGGCCGCCTGCCTGGAAGAGCACTTCCCCCATCCCGTAGCCCGGGCCGTGGTCCGTCAGGCCGAACAGGAAGGAGTCGAGCACCAGGAGTTCCATGCCGACGTGGACTACATCCTGGCCCACGGCCTGTCGTCCATGGTCGGGACCGACCGGGTGCGCCTGGGCAGCCGACACTTCATCGGCGAGGACGAAGGCATCGACATCACCGAGGCCGACACCACCATCGAAGCCCGTGGCCTGGCCGGCCTGTCCACCCTGTATCTGGCCATTGGCGACACGGTGGCCGGCGTACTGGCCATCGAGGATCCGCTCGTTCCCCAGGCACCGCAGGTCCTTCGCGAACTGACCGCCCGGGGCGTGACGCGGCTGGTCATGCTTACCGGCGACGCCGCCGCTCCGGCCGCCCTCGCCGCCCGGGAACTCGGCATCACCGACTACCATGCCCAGGTTCTGCCCCAAGACAAGACCCGTATTGTGCGCGAACTGCGCGAGGCCGGGCATGTCGTGGCCATGGTCGGCGACGGCATCAACGACTCGCCGGCCCTGTCCGCAGCCAACGTCGGCATTGCCCCGCGCCATGGCGCGGACATTGCCCAGGCCGCCGCCGATATCCTGCTGGCCGAAGGGAGCCTTACAAGCGTGGTCGCCCTGCGCGACATCGCAAGCGGCCTTATGGGCCGGCTGCGCTCCAATTTTCGCGCCATCTGCCTGATCAATTCCGTCATCCTGGGCTTGGGCCTTCTGGGCCGCATCACCCCGGGCGTCTCGGCCCTGGCCCATAACCTGGCCACCATGGGCATTGCCCTGGCCAGCCTGCGTCCCTATCTCCCCAAACAACTGCCCTGCGGAGGCGTCGCCCATGATAGCCAGCTGCCTTGA
- a CDS encoding glycerate kinase type-2 family protein, with protein MAQSLADAETIFRAGLSRVDPLAMMQRVLSLTGDILRVTTETECHAYDLSRYNRIFVLGMGKASARMALGLERLLGERITAGVVAVKEGYLETLSRIRLLESAHPVPDERGALAAREVLAMAEAAREGDLVIVLVSGGGSAILAAPLAVAGRRLTLADKQATTRALLACGATINEINCVRKKLSAVKGGRLAAAIAPADCLGLLLSDVVGDDLDVIASGPTVPDSTDAADALAVLDRYGVRDAVAPEALAVLMDVAAGRAPETPKAGDPVFDATRTVLIGTNFQALLAARDKAAALGYATLVLTSHLTGEAREMANLFLGMAKDIAEYAVPLPRPACVIAGGETTVTLRGPGKGGRNQEMALAFLAGLIGEAKNAEEAVFLAASTDGSDGPTDATGAFASLEILRRGRALGLDARAYLAANDAYHYFEAVGQLLKTGPTNTNVCDIKVLLVP; from the coding sequence ATGGCTCAAAGCCTTGCCGATGCCGAAACCATTTTCCGGGCCGGGCTTTCCCGGGTCGACCCCCTGGCCATGATGCAGCGGGTGCTCTCGCTCACCGGCGACATCCTGCGCGTGACCACGGAAACCGAGTGCCACGCCTATGACCTGTCGCGCTACAACCGTATTTTCGTCCTGGGCATGGGCAAGGCCTCGGCCCGTATGGCCTTGGGGCTGGAACGTCTTCTTGGCGAGCGTATCACGGCCGGCGTGGTGGCGGTCAAGGAAGGCTATCTGGAGACATTATCGCGCATCCGGCTCCTGGAGTCGGCCCATCCCGTGCCGGACGAGCGCGGCGCGCTCGCCGCCCGGGAAGTCCTGGCCATGGCCGAGGCCGCCCGGGAGGGCGATCTGGTCATTGTGCTGGTCTCCGGCGGCGGGTCGGCCATCCTGGCCGCGCCCCTGGCCGTCGCCGGTCGCCGGCTGACCCTGGCTGACAAGCAGGCCACCACCCGGGCGCTGCTCGCCTGCGGGGCCACGATCAATGAAATCAACTGCGTGCGCAAAAAACTCTCGGCGGTCAAAGGCGGCCGGCTGGCGGCGGCCATCGCCCCGGCCGACTGCCTGGGGTTGCTGCTCTCCGACGTGGTGGGCGATGATCTGGACGTGATTGCCAGCGGCCCGACCGTGCCCGATTCCACGGACGCCGCCGATGCCCTGGCCGTGCTTGACCGCTACGGCGTGCGCGACGCCGTGGCCCCCGAGGCCCTGGCCGTTCTTATGGACGTGGCGGCCGGCCGGGCACCGGAAACCCCCAAGGCCGGCGACCCGGTCTTTGACGCCACCCGCACGGTACTTATCGGCACGAATTTCCAGGCCCTTTTGGCCGCCCGGGACAAGGCCGCCGCCCTGGGCTACGCCACGCTGGTGCTGACCTCGCACTTGACCGGCGAAGCCCGGGAAATGGCCAATCTCTTTCTCGGCATGGCCAAGGATATCGCCGAATATGCCGTGCCCCTGCCGCGTCCGGCCTGTGTCATTGCCGGCGGGGAGACTACCGTGACCCTACGCGGTCCGGGCAAGGGCGGGCGCAACCAGGAAATGGCCCTGGCCTTTCTGGCCGGGCTGATCGGCGAGGCCAAAAATGCCGAGGAAGCCGTGTTTCTGGCTGCGTCAACCGATGGGTCCGATGGCCCGACCGATGCCACCGGCGCTTTTGCCAGCCTGGAGATCCTGCGCCGGGGGCGTGCGTTGGGGCTCGACGCCCGGGCCTATCTGGCGGCCAACGACGCCTACCATTATTTTGAAGCGGTCGGACAACTCCTGAAAACCGGTCCCACCAATACCAATGTCTGCGACATCAAAGTACTGCTGGTGCCGTAG
- the nudC gene encoding NAD(+) diphosphatase → MPPAGVAWAQQCLPFANAGQPANESDDTAMRQPDPTHLPFSLAALGNDFASATPDRDTPETPGCWIILRENGLVLCRDGYGLPDGVLPVAGPFAVPPVLVGFWQGRPLRAARLEPEATLPAGLIAVRASYRNQTLDDRLLTLAGLARQVLHWRDRSRICPACGGSPGEIAGSFGARCPSCTREYYPRIHPAVIVLVNRGDEFLLVRKADWPAGQYGLVAGYVEFCETLEECVEREVLEETGLRVAEVRYLASQSWPFPSQLMAGFAATYAGGELTLDTTELEDAGWFSARRPPPVLPPRASIARDLINRFAPALGGAPKDS, encoded by the coding sequence ATGCCGCCTGCCGGCGTAGCATGGGCGCAGCAATGCCTCCCCTTCGCCAACGCCGGCCAGCCGGCAAACGAGAGCGACGATACCGCCATGCGCCAGCCCGACCCCACCCATCTGCCGTTTTCACTCGCCGCCCTGGGCAACGACTTTGCCTCGGCCACTCCGGACCGCGACACCCCGGAGACGCCGGGCTGCTGGATCATCCTGCGGGAAAACGGACTCGTCCTTTGCCGCGACGGCTACGGTCTTCCTGACGGCGTGTTGCCTGTGGCCGGTCCGTTTGCCGTGCCCCCGGTGCTGGTCGGCTTCTGGCAGGGCCGACCCCTTCGAGCCGCCCGCCTGGAACCCGAAGCCACCCTGCCGGCCGGCCTCATCGCCGTGCGCGCCTCCTACCGCAACCAGACCCTCGACGACCGCCTCCTCACCCTGGCCGGACTGGCCCGGCAAGTGCTCCACTGGCGCGACCGCAGCCGCATCTGCCCGGCCTGCGGCGGGTCCCCTGGAGAAATCGCCGGCAGTTTCGGGGCGCGCTGTCCGTCATGTACCCGGGAATACTATCCGCGCATCCATCCGGCGGTGATTGTTCTCGTAAACCGGGGCGACGAATTTCTCCTGGTGCGCAAGGCCGACTGGCCGGCCGGCCAGTACGGGCTGGTCGCCGGCTATGTGGAATTCTGCGAAACCCTGGAAGAGTGCGTGGAGCGCGAAGTGCTGGAAGAAACCGGCCTTCGCGTGGCGGAGGTGCGCTATCTGGCCAGTCAGAGCTGGCCCTTCCCCAGCCAGCTCATGGCCGGGTTTGCCGCGACCTATGCCGGCGGCGAACTGACGCTGGACACCACCGAGCTGGAAGACGCCGGCTGGTTCTCAGCCAGACGCCCGCCGCCGGTCTTGCCGCCCCGGGCCAGCATCGCCCGCGACCTCATCAACCGCTTCGCTCCGGCCCTTGGCGGCGCACCCAAAGATTCCTGA
- a CDS encoding RrF2 family transcriptional regulator, translating to MRLTRAGEYAIRCVLYLAMHSERTLIGRKEIAEAMDVPAQFLGKVAQQLARAGIISIRQGSQGGYELVRRSEDITLLSVIEAIDGEIFLNDCINRPESCDRQTICSVHHVWENARRQLRSTLGATTLAELAAMEKRTCQGRSPEPLPARNG from the coding sequence ATGCGTTTAACCAGAGCCGGCGAATATGCCATCCGTTGTGTTCTGTATCTGGCCATGCACAGCGAGCGGACACTCATTGGGCGCAAGGAAATTGCCGAAGCCATGGATGTGCCGGCCCAGTTCCTCGGCAAGGTCGCCCAGCAACTGGCCCGGGCCGGGATCATCAGCATCCGCCAAGGCTCCCAGGGCGGCTACGAATTGGTCAGGCGTTCAGAAGACATCACGCTCTTGAGCGTCATCGAGGCTATTGACGGCGAAATCTTTCTGAATGACTGCATTAATCGTCCTGAAAGTTGCGACCGGCAGACTATCTGCTCGGTGCATCATGTCTGGGAAAACGCGCGGCGGCAGCTGCGAAGCACCCTGGGCGCAACGACTCTGGCCGAATTGGCGGCCATGGAGAAACGGACCTGCCAGGGGCGCTCGCCGGAGCCGTTGCCCGCGCGAAATGGTTAA
- the cydB gene encoding cytochrome d ubiquinol oxidase subunit II — protein sequence MDLGTIWFILWGVLWAVYFILDGFDLGIGSIMPFFAKTDEEKRIMYNAMGPFWDGNEVWLITAGGVTFAAFPKTYAVMFSSLYTPLMLLLFALILRGVSFEFRSKVDSPGWRKLWDTCNFLGSFLPALLLGVAFANIFKGIPIDQEGILHGNLLTLLNPYGLAGGVLFVLLFAHHGALWLAYKSVGDVHARAVALAGKLWPILAGVIVLFLVMSFAMTKLFTNYLVNPILFVILLAAVAGLLLTCHYRRAGRILASWGASALLIGTTALFGVVGIFPALLPSSLNPAFSLTIENSSSSPMTLAIMLGVALVFVPVVIAYQIWTLRTFRHPVTKEDLEYEEAY from the coding sequence ATGGATCTCGGAACCATCTGGTTTATCCTGTGGGGCGTACTTTGGGCCGTCTATTTCATCCTGGACGGATTTGATCTCGGCATCGGCAGCATCATGCCCTTTTTCGCCAAAACCGATGAAGAAAAACGCATCATGTACAACGCCATGGGGCCGTTTTGGGACGGCAACGAGGTGTGGCTCATTACCGCCGGCGGCGTGACCTTTGCCGCCTTCCCCAAAACCTATGCCGTCATGTTCTCATCGCTGTACACGCCGCTTATGCTGCTGCTTTTCGCCCTGATCCTGCGCGGCGTGTCCTTTGAGTTCCGCTCCAAGGTGGACAGCCCTGGCTGGCGCAAACTGTGGGACACCTGCAACTTCCTGGGCAGCTTCCTGCCGGCCCTGCTCCTGGGCGTGGCCTTTGCCAACATCTTCAAGGGCATCCCCATCGATCAGGAAGGCATCCTGCACGGCAACCTGCTCACGCTGCTTAACCCCTACGGTCTGGCCGGCGGCGTCCTGTTCGTGCTGCTTTTCGCCCACCACGGCGCGCTGTGGCTGGCCTACAAGTCCGTTGGCGACGTCCACGCCCGGGCCGTGGCCCTGGCCGGCAAGCTCTGGCCCATCCTGGCCGGCGTCATCGTGCTGTTCCTGGTCATGAGCTTTGCCATGACCAAGCTCTTCACCAATTACCTGGTCAACCCCATCCTGTTCGTCATCCTGCTGGCGGCCGTGGCCGGCCTGCTGCTGACCTGCCATTACCGCCGGGCCGGACGCATCCTGGCTTCCTGGGGCGCTTCGGCCCTGCTGATCGGGACCACGGCCCTGTTTGGCGTGGTCGGCATCTTCCCGGCTCTGCTGCCCTCAAGCCTCAACCCGGCCTTCTCGCTGACCATCGAGAACTCCTCGTCCTCGCCCATGACCCTGGCCATCATGCTGGGCGTGGCCCTGGTGTTCGTGCCTGTGGTCATCGCCTACCAGATCTGGACACTTCGCACCTTCCGTCACCCGGTGACCAAGGAAGACCTCGAGTACGAAGAAGCCTACTAG
- a CDS encoding HD-GYP domain-containing protein, producing MPPSLLLAVPGVFEVLTAPAGPDQDALMALVHELAASLGKAIDAKDPHTLAHSEEVAEVANYLATVMGLPREATACIHVAGHLHDIGKIGVPDAVLGKPGRLNPNEWEKMKAHPVIGAEILLPLTCFAQTGIVAMVKAHHERFDGGGYPQGLCGQAIPLGARIICVADSLSAMLQTRPYRPAMGFDEALREIVRCSGSQFDPEVVAAFTAVAGDVRRLFGSCRDGIRMP from the coding sequence ATGCCGCCAAGCCTGCTTCTTGCCGTACCCGGGGTCTTTGAGGTCCTGACCGCACCTGCCGGTCCGGACCAGGACGCGCTGATGGCCCTGGTCCACGAATTGGCCGCCTCTCTCGGAAAAGCCATTGACGCCAAGGACCCGCATACCCTGGCCCATTCCGAGGAGGTGGCCGAGGTGGCCAACTACCTGGCCACGGTCATGGGCCTGCCCCGGGAGGCGACCGCCTGCATCCATGTGGCCGGCCACCTGCATGACATCGGCAAAATCGGCGTACCCGACGCCGTGCTTGGCAAACCCGGCCGCCTGAACCCGAATGAATGGGAGAAAATGAAGGCCCATCCGGTCATCGGCGCGGAGATCCTCCTGCCGCTGACCTGCTTTGCCCAGACCGGCATCGTTGCAATGGTAAAGGCCCACCACGAGCGCTTCGACGGCGGCGGCTATCCCCAAGGGCTTTGCGGCCAAGCCATTCCGCTTGGGGCGCGCATTATCTGTGTGGCCGACAGCCTGTCCGCCATGCTGCAAACCAGGCCTTACCGTCCAGCCATGGGTTTTGACGAGGCCCTCCGGGAAATCGTACGCTGCTCGGGCAGCCAGTTCGATCCGGAAGTGGTAGCGGCGTTCACTGCCGTGGCCGGGGATGTGCGGCGGTTGTTCGGCTCCTGCCGGGACGGCATCAGGATGCCGTGA
- a CDS encoding 3D domain-containing protein encodes MTSETQTTSQGAPAAPPTPGRRPSLAWSASTVSLVVCALFLGSVNDWLAKRTAALRHETIWLTQNAAMRESEARLAASLFSIDPEERRRLRLTATAYCPDCLPDEDGPQLSALGGPVRAGHTVAVSRDLRRLLGRTVYIEGFGVRVVEDLMHPRFAGRMDLCLPDKRQALDFGVQSLDIVVLN; translated from the coding sequence ATGACCAGCGAAACGCAGACCACATCCCAAGGAGCGCCTGCCGCTCCCCCGACCCCGGGCAGACGTCCTTCCCTGGCTTGGTCGGCGTCAACGGTGTCGCTGGTCGTGTGCGCCCTGTTCCTGGGCAGCGTCAACGACTGGCTGGCCAAGCGCACGGCCGCCCTGCGCCACGAAACCATCTGGTTGACCCAGAATGCGGCCATGCGCGAGTCCGAAGCCAGGCTCGCAGCCTCGCTTTTCAGCATCGACCCGGAAGAACGGCGACGGTTGCGGCTGACGGCCACAGCCTACTGTCCGGATTGTCTGCCCGACGAGGACGGTCCCCAACTCTCGGCCCTGGGCGGACCGGTGCGGGCCGGACACACCGTGGCCGTCTCCCGTGATCTGCGCCGGCTGCTTGGGCGCACGGTCTATATCGAAGGATTCGGGGTGCGGGTGGTCGAAGACCTCATGCATCCACGCTTTGCCGGCCGCATGGACCTGTGCCTGCCAGACAAACGGCAGGCCCTGGACTTTGGCGTCCAGAGCCTGGATATTGTGGTCCTCAACTGA
- a CDS encoding cytochrome ubiquinol oxidase subunit I, with amino-acid sequence MDTLMLSRLQFAFATFIHFIFVPLTLGLSVLIAIMETKYVRTGDETYKRMAKFWGKLFLINFALGIVTGITLEFQFGTNWSRYSAFVGDIFGSLLAIEATAAFFLESTFLGVWIFGWNKLSPKVHLLAIWLVAIAANFSALWIILANGFMQHPVGYVIQNGRAELGSFIDVITNGYGWNAFLHTVTGAWALAGFFVVGVSAWHLLRKQNIDFFTKSFRIGAGFALIFSLLVAVVGHRQGNIVAEVQPAKLAAMESHWDTQKNAPMYLFALPDPDNEKNSIEIGRIPSILSLMAFNDPSASVKGLKDFPKEDRPPVALTFSAFRVMVGLGTAMIVLAILAFIARHQPVESSPRLLKLLIWGIPLPYLCLQAGWAVAEVGRQPWIVYGIMRTKDAVSPIATSQVAISLAAFFVVYILLAALDIFLLAKYARSQPH; translated from the coding sequence ATGGACACGCTCATGCTTTCACGACTGCAGTTCGCCTTTGCGACATTCATTCACTTTATCTTTGTCCCACTCACCCTGGGACTTTCCGTGCTCATTGCGATCATGGAAACAAAGTACGTCCGCACCGGGGACGAGACGTACAAACGAATGGCCAAATTCTGGGGCAAGCTGTTTCTCATCAACTTCGCCCTGGGCATCGTCACCGGCATCACCCTGGAATTTCAGTTCGGCACCAACTGGTCGCGCTATTCGGCCTTTGTCGGCGATATTTTCGGCTCATTGCTCGCCATTGAAGCAACCGCCGCCTTTTTCCTGGAATCCACGTTCCTGGGCGTCTGGATTTTCGGCTGGAACAAACTCTCGCCCAAAGTCCACCTCCTGGCCATCTGGCTGGTCGCCATCGCCGCCAATTTTTCGGCCCTGTGGATCATTCTGGCCAACGGCTTCATGCAGCACCCGGTCGGCTACGTGATCCAAAACGGCCGGGCTGAACTGGGCAGCTTCATCGATGTCATTACCAACGGCTACGGCTGGAACGCCTTCCTCCACACCGTGACCGGGGCCTGGGCTTTGGCCGGATTTTTCGTGGTAGGCGTCTCGGCTTGGCATTTGCTTCGCAAGCAGAACATCGACTTTTTCACCAAGTCGTTTCGCATCGGCGCCGGCTTTGCCCTGATCTTCTCCCTGCTCGTGGCTGTCGTCGGCCACCGCCAGGGCAATATCGTGGCCGAGGTGCAGCCGGCCAAGCTGGCGGCCATGGAATCCCACTGGGACACCCAGAAAAACGCGCCCATGTATCTCTTTGCCCTGCCCGATCCGGACAATGAAAAGAACAGCATCGAGATCGGCCGTATCCCGAGCATCCTGAGCCTCATGGCCTTCAATGACCCGTCGGCTTCGGTCAAGGGACTCAAAGATTTCCCCAAGGAAGACCGTCCGCCCGTCGCCCTGACCTTTTCCGCCTTCCGCGTCATGGTCGGCCTGGGCACGGCCATGATCGTTCTGGCCATCCTGGCCTTCATAGCCCGCCATCAGCCGGTCGAAAGCTCCCCCCGGCTGTTGAAGCTCCTGATCTGGGGCATCCCCCTGCCCTACCTCTGCCTGCAGGCCGGCTGGGCCGTGGCCGAAGTGGGTCGCCAGCCCTGGATCGTTTACGGCATCATGCGCACCAAGGACGCCGTCTCGCCCATTGCCACCTCCCAGGTGGCCATTAGTCTGGCGGCCTTCTTCGTGGTCTATATCCTGCTCGCCGCCCTGGACATCTTCCTTTTGGCCAAATACGCCCGCTCCCAGCCGCACTAG